A genomic segment from Nodularia sphaerocarpa UHCC 0038 encodes:
- a CDS encoding DUF3854 domain-containing protein, with product MVTRKKNGEASTSPTRKNKTCTTIVAQEAPQTKLQQDFQGNDDSRSANKFTDFEDFKLFVKNTFIEGSAIAPELYATAVEFHEDIEWSDGMTVETPIHDELGWYFARFTREVRKSIYAAFLRNEDGSLWQAIVSLPDEKRDRPYRYMAPNKNGDRAFMPPIPTSIRKKIASRYGVDVPMDGSFWDWVATAKIPRIITEGAKKGLAALTQGYCAIALYGCRCGAGKSKDDDGIDLEPRLTSDLERLAVENSIWLLGMDRDDSHKAKISVGKGKKSLTEALKTVCNPYIEDIVWRTEQGKGIDDLIVNNGSGAFDRAYSDAIARLEKKFKTGTPGQYDEPEKKKNLPPDQQAKKIAEDYRHSLAFNDETKSWMRYEADSPGVWSPESNEFMESIVYKILGSENVENFGSDYISNVLKLLRHELIERRWNEVSPREWLPFTNGVVEISTGKLHKHSPGYRLTWTLPRDYSDIPGKWDNINNFLEHLADGNPDIKELLICFCNAVIKGRYDLQKFMHLIGLGGTGKGTFARLVTELIGQQNILVTNLQVWCTNQFEGYNAFGKRLVIFPDEDPYKGGIGRFLSLTGEDKIRAEEKRKKSFNFDYQGMTLVCSNFPIFTGGSSSRAKRRTITVPCNKRVAERQRKELSKVFEPEISAFTLYLLSLDDDHVSRVMKGEKEIPQCTLEFWENQMKGDSVSSWINDCIVYDINALTPVGNDRNEGNNGTPYTLFGSYVSHCLKTGGSPKSSRTFSPDLIETCQTILNWTIQKEINKKGTFIRGLRLRVPGLDEEIPTYDHWLNQRISADDIQGDIQGDISGDISGGGSGGGSGGGSGGGSEPLPSKDGGGLGENTPMFRDIPEDISTYISQPTTTDIQPNQQNTRMDIVPGDKVLSSHPLSMGQVFEVLKYPYPGNQYEGGDDYKFVITSDNRVIGIQFLEKISPPSEPLSAKFKAGDKVVVLFHEKMPHLIGTTQTVLALGNVSVKFESGEYAVSYDDICHVEDNPMVRGCPDIRVGGIYYATSLKSQIKPKRFISTREEWICSMPGDSFQEVTVLSKDIFATETSPKSKFKEHDTVEVIGKPRKGKRGVIDKIDHLVWVRFPGQTISFSYYSHQLKSI from the coding sequence ATGGTTACGCGCAAAAAAAATGGGGAAGCGTCAACTTCACCCACAAGAAAAAATAAAACTTGTACTACTATTGTAGCACAAGAAGCCCCTCAGACTAAGCTACAGCAGGACTTTCAGGGAAACGACGATTCGCGCAGCGCAAATAAATTTACCGACTTTGAAGACTTCAAATTATTTGTAAAAAATACCTTCATTGAAGGAAGTGCGATCGCCCCTGAACTTTACGCTACAGCTGTAGAGTTTCACGAGGACATCGAGTGGAGTGACGGTATGACGGTAGAAACACCAATCCACGATGAGTTGGGATGGTACTTTGCTCGGTTCACTCGCGAAGTTAGAAAATCCATATATGCTGCTTTTCTCAGGAATGAAGATGGTAGCTTGTGGCAAGCGATAGTTTCTCTACCCGATGAGAAGAGAGACCGCCCATATCGCTATATGGCTCCGAACAAGAATGGCGATAGAGCATTCATGCCACCAATCCCCACAAGCATTAGGAAAAAGATTGCATCGAGGTATGGCGTGGACGTGCCGATGGATGGGAGTTTCTGGGATTGGGTAGCAACCGCCAAAATCCCACGAATCATTACTGAGGGGGCAAAAAAAGGATTAGCAGCACTAACTCAGGGGTATTGCGCGATCGCACTTTATGGATGTCGCTGCGGCGCTGGCAAGTCCAAAGATGACGATGGCATTGATCTAGAACCGCGACTAACTTCAGACCTAGAACGGCTGGCAGTAGAAAATTCTATTTGGCTGTTGGGGATGGATCGCGACGATTCCCACAAGGCTAAGATTTCAGTTGGAAAGGGTAAGAAGAGCTTAACTGAAGCCTTGAAAACTGTTTGTAATCCCTACATTGAAGATATTGTATGGAGGACAGAACAAGGTAAGGGGATTGATGACTTGATTGTGAATAACGGATCAGGTGCTTTTGACCGGGCTTACTCAGATGCGATCGCCCGACTTGAGAAAAAATTTAAGACCGGGACACCAGGACAATATGACGAACCAGAGAAAAAGAAAAACCTGCCACCCGACCAACAAGCCAAAAAAATAGCTGAAGATTACCGCCACTCCCTAGCGTTTAACGACGAAACCAAGTCCTGGATGAGATACGAGGCGGATTCCCCCGGCGTATGGTCGCCTGAGTCTAACGAGTTTATGGAGTCGATTGTCTACAAAATACTCGGTAGCGAGAACGTAGAAAACTTTGGCTCTGATTACATCTCCAACGTACTCAAACTACTCCGGCATGAACTGATCGAGCGGCGATGGAATGAAGTCTCACCCCGCGAGTGGCTACCGTTCACCAATGGAGTAGTTGAAATTAGTACGGGTAAACTACACAAGCACTCACCAGGATATCGCCTCACCTGGACACTACCCCGCGACTACTCTGATATTCCAGGTAAGTGGGACAATATCAATAATTTCTTAGAACACTTAGCAGACGGCAATCCCGACATCAAGGAATTGCTAATCTGTTTCTGTAATGCCGTAATCAAAGGGCGATACGACCTGCAAAAGTTTATGCACCTGATTGGGCTTGGCGGAACTGGTAAGGGAACTTTCGCCAGATTGGTAACTGAACTGATTGGACAGCAAAACATATTAGTTACTAACCTGCAAGTCTGGTGTACAAACCAATTTGAGGGATATAACGCCTTTGGCAAACGGCTGGTCATCTTCCCGGACGAAGATCCATACAAAGGTGGTATTGGGCGATTTTTATCCTTAACCGGTGAGGACAAGATTAGGGCTGAAGAGAAACGCAAGAAAAGTTTTAATTTTGACTACCAGGGGATGACCCTGGTCTGTTCTAACTTCCCCATTTTTACTGGTGGTAGTAGTAGCCGCGCCAAACGCAGAACAATTACAGTACCGTGTAACAAACGGGTGGCAGAACGGCAACGGAAAGAATTATCCAAGGTGTTTGAGCCAGAGATATCAGCATTTACCCTTTATTTACTTAGCCTTGACGACGATCACGTTTCCCGTGTGATGAAGGGTGAGAAGGAGATTCCGCAATGTACCCTGGAGTTCTGGGAAAACCAAATGAAGGGTGATTCAGTGTCTTCATGGATCAACGACTGCATTGTGTACGACATCAATGCCTTAACCCCAGTTGGGAATGACCGCAACGAAGGAAATAACGGTACACCATATACCCTGTTTGGTTCTTACGTGTCGCACTGTTTAAAAACTGGAGGTTCACCCAAATCCAGCCGAACATTTTCGCCTGACCTAATTGAAACTTGCCAGACCATATTGAATTGGACCATTCAGAAGGAAATAAACAAAAAAGGCACATTTATCAGGGGTTTGAGGCTTCGAGTGCCTGGACTCGATGAAGAAATCCCCACTTATGACCACTGGCTAAATCAGAGAATATCCGCCGATGATATTCAAGGTGATATTCAAGGTGATATATCGGGTGATATATCGGGTGGTGGGTCGGGTGGTGGGTCGGGTGGTGGGTCGGGTGGTGGGTCGGAACCCTTGCCCAGTAAGGATGGTGGTGGATTAGGGGAAAACACCCCTATGTTTAGAGATATCCCAGAAGATATATCGACCTATATATCTCAACCGACCACAACTGATATCCAGCCCAATCAACAAAATACCCGGATGGATATCGTCCCTGGCGATAAAGTTCTTTCCTCTCACCCCCTATCGATGGGGCAGGTTTTTGAAGTCCTGAAGTACCCATACCCTGGTAATCAATATGAGGGAGGAGATGATTATAAATTTGTTATCACAAGCGACAATCGGGTTATAGGCATTCAATTTCTTGAAAAAATCTCTCCTCCCTCTGAACCACTTTCAGCCAAGTTCAAAGCTGGGGATAAAGTTGTGGTACTGTTTCACGAGAAAATGCCCCATTTGATAGGAACAACCCAAACAGTCTTAGCTTTGGGGAATGTATCAGTAAAATTTGAAAGCGGGGAATACGCTGTCAGCTATGACGATATTTGTCATGTGGAGGACAACCCTATGGTTCGCGGTTGCCCTGATATCAGGGTAGGGGGAATTTATTACGCGACATCACTCAAATCGCAAATCAAGCCCAAAAGATTCATTTCTACTAGAGAAGAATGGATTTGCTCCATGCCTGGGGACAGCTTTCAAGAAGTAACTGTTTTGAGTAAGGACATATTTGCCACAGAGACTTCTCCTAAGTCGAAGTTTAAAGAACATGACACGGTGGAAGTGATCGGAAAACCTCGGAAAGGTAAAAGGGGAGTGATTGACAAGATAGACCATCTTGTTTGGGTAAGATTTCCGGGACAGACAATATCCTTTAGCTACTACTCCCACCAATTAAAATCCATATAA
- a CDS encoding KGK domain-containing protein, whose protein sequence is MSDLNDDDVVCLPMAVFGSCPTLKIGDLMKEVKTFANRGANGHSSKHVAWFSQEGAEAEVLQMQKGKWQKGRLRFRLEFIPDETDSPFDDSQSQID, encoded by the coding sequence ATGAGCGATTTGAATGACGATGATGTAGTTTGTCTTCCGATGGCGGTGTTTGGTTCATGCCCAACATTAAAGATCGGTGACTTAATGAAGGAGGTTAAAACTTTTGCCAATAGAGGCGCTAATGGTCACTCCAGCAAGCACGTAGCATGGTTTAGCCAGGAAGGGGCGGAAGCTGAAGTGTTACAAATGCAAAAAGGTAAATGGCAGAAGGGGCGGCTAAGATTCCGTTTGGAATTTATCCCAGATGAGACAGATTCTCCTTTTGATGATTCGCAATCCCAGATAGACTAG